GAATGTCAgaaataaatgatgaagataTATGAGGATGTGTACTGATCCGAGGACTCATGGGAGTTTGCGATAGAACAGTAAAGAATTGATTCATGTACTAGCTTGATTTGATTGTGCAATAGGAGGGATACAAAGCAAAGTTGTAACTCTCCTTTTATGTAAATTTTGCAATAAAAGATATTTGCAGAAGGGGTTCGGGCAAGCAATTGTCCGTGGGTTGAAGATGTAGCCTGCGATCAGAGAATCACAACCattggaggaggagaagcagcacTTGTGAACGCAACAGTAAAGGCGCCATGGTGGCATAGAATGACAGTGGAAGAAGATAGTCATTGTTCACCAAGGAGGAAAGTGTTGATATGATCAACATCACCGAAGGCGGTAGATCCGGGAAGGGGTCACCTTGCACACGAACACAGGTTGTTGGTCTTAAACACTCGCTTGGGAGAGAAGAGGAGAAACAGGGGAAAAATAATCTGGGGGAGGAGCCTTCGGTAGTGGAAGTCTTTGGCTATAGTCCGCCATAACGATGACTGCAATCTGTGAGAGATCTATAGTTCTTATCACAGATCTGTGAGAGATTTGAAGTTCTTACCGTAGATCTGTGAGAGATATACAATTTTTGTCGTAGATCTACGAGAGATCTGTAGTTTTTGTTGCATATCCGTGAGAGATCTGCAGGTCTGGGATGGTATAGTGTTGTGACTGTGACTTCAGGGAATCACAGTGAGGAGGGTCAACAGcaacaggaagaagaagagagcggCCCACGATTAATAGATCGCAGCCGTTAAAGGAAGAAGGTGCACAATGGTCGGTGGCAGGGTTCAGAGAGCAACGATAGAGGCTGTGCGAGGTGGAGTAGGACACGACAGAGCTGCTCTCACCTAGGTGCAACTTCGCCCAAGGCCATGCCTAGGGCACCATTGTAGTGCAAACTGGGCCCAGCGAATGTTTAGCGAGGATGGCTGCCTCCTAGCAGGGCGGTAGTGATCGGGAATCAGTGGCGAATGTGACTAGGTTGGCGTGGGTGATGACCCTTTAGAGAGGCGAGGCTGATGAGGCTAAAGAGGGATGGGAGCAGCCCGGCGAGATGTGGTTGAGGAAGCTATGTTAAGGAAGAACAAAGAGCAGCTTGGATGAAGCCTTCGAAGTCGAGCGCCATGAGCAGAAAGTTGCCTTGATGCGACGGATCCGCCGAGGGTGGCGCAGGTGATGGATGGACTATTGAGTTGTGGTCGGTCGGGTGGCAACAGGGGTAGGATGCATCCAGTGGCCAACTTTGGAGATGCGAAGAAGCGTCGTAGTCGCTGCTAGTCAGCCGTCGTCATCTTAGATCAACGTCGTCGAAGGTGAGCCGAGGTAGAGGAGGAAGACTAGGGAGATGCGTGCGTGACTCACCAAGCACTTCTACCATTATACTCGGCCATGAATTGCATGGCTCGATGAGGAGATGTCATGCTCTGTGTGAACTACGACGTCTTTAAGCGAGAAATCGATTATAGTGAGGAGATGTCATACTTTTGCAGGAACGACAAGGGCTGGCAGGGATTGGTGAGAAGCGattggctttgataccatgatagaatatATGTTTttcattaaaatttattaatatgttcttcctatttatacatgttatgAGGAAGGATTTTCCTTAATAAAGCAGCGAACCAAAGTAGATCCCTTGAAGTAGCAACACCACTCGAGCGGGATGGCTGCCCAAGCCTATACGCGAACGATCCGGTCCTCCAATTCTCCGCCTCCTCCCCCTTCCACCCGTCGTCATCAAAGTTCTCAGCATAGCTGTCGGAGTCGTTGCTGGCCGTACGCGGCGCCCTCACCCTGGTCATCAGGCCAGCCCAGGTGACCCTCCACGCGTGCATCGTTGTCCACCGGCGTCGACGGACTTAGAGCCCCGCGGCCTTCACAACCCCGCGTTTCACCATCACCCATGCTGTGGACGGAGACCCGCTTCTCGTGAGCCTGTTCTCCTGCTGGTTCCGGTATAAGAAGCCCAATGATCGGTGCCAGTGGttccctcctcttctttttcttatcGATACATGGGAAGAGAGAGAATGACAGATTGGCAAGAGAGGGATCTCAAAGCCACCGTTGAAGGGACTCGGCAGGGCTTCTTGACAACCATTAATCGACCAACCCTGCATCCAGCAGTCCGCCTCATGTTGTTGCAATACTCAACAACGTTAAGTGGGCTCCAGGGCCACTGGGCCCACTTAGTCGCACTTCGTAGTCTACAAGTTACGTGGTCAGTATACAGCCCATGTCAACCATGCAACTTAACATGGTTGGGCAGTCATATGCAAGACTTGTAGTAAAGAGAGAACAACATTGATGGACATCTATACCCCACGTTGCGATCCCTTCACGGCTTTTAATATCCGATGTAGTCTGTCGTTCATAGTGAAACGAACGGTCGCCTCCTTAAACCCTTGGCTTCAAAACCCTAATATGACGGCCGTCTCACTCCTACGCCGATCCCTCCGCCTCCACCTGTCCCCCGCTCTCTTCCGCCGCCACGGCCGCTCTCTCTTTACGTCCTCCCCCCTCGCCGCTTCCTCTGCTCTCTCGCTTTCTCCGAGCCATGGAGCGATTCCGCGGGGCCTTAGGCCGCCATCCTCTCTTCTCTTTCCTCGTTTTGCTTCCTCCAACATCTCCGGTGACGAGAACCTCAAGCGGGTGATAGATTCCGAGATCCAGTGCGCACAGGAGTTGGACAACCATGGCCAGGTAACTTTGACGTTAGCTTGTGTCTTTTCCCCCTCTTTGGTTCCGATCCTTTTCTACAGAGATGAGATTAACTAACGATTTGGGTCGACGGATTCCTGGAGTCGTctaattctttttcttctttgcccTTTCTTTGCGAAGAATATTTGAATTGCTTGCAAATTATTGATTGTTTTCTACTTCTTTATTTTCATGATCCGATTCTGCACTCCGTTTGTTTTCTTTATTCAGAAATCGATGATGAAGCTAAAATTGAGATTTTGTTCAGCAAGATTCTGTTGAACTTTATCTTGTAAAACTTGTTTCTTCATAAAGAATTTGATTGCAGCAAAGGGGTCATCTGATAGTTGATATAAGAGATTTCAGTAGGATTTATTAACTAGACATAAGATCATGGGGAGATGTTTATTAGCTTATGCATATTCTTAGAGATAGTAGCAGTATAGGTGAGCTGGTAATCAAACTGTCTACGGTAGGTGCTATCGTCCAATTTGCCTTCATGTGTTTTGCTCAAACTCTGTTTGGTACATTTTAAAAGTAAGTTCTAGTTTCTTATTAGGATTGATTGGATCTGGTTTTCAACATTATTTATAGTTAGTAGTTAGTGGCCATCTTTTTGTACTAATTTTAGTGAAATTGATTGATGTACTACTTTTAGTTATTCAACAAGTAGTCACTTACCTTTTGTGATTGACTATTCAATTGCTGACTTGTTGTTTTGCTTGATTTGTACCCTTTAATAAAATGCTTATTTGCTTTGTTTAGGAAGTGGATGTCCCGGAGAACTTCCCTTTTGAGATTATTGATAGTCCTGGTGATCAGGCAGTCTTCCTCAAACGAGAGTTTGCTGGTGAGAACATCCAAGTCACGGTCTTGATGAATTTTGATGAGCAGAATGACATGGAGGAGAATGATGAAGATGATGGGGATGATGAGAGTAATGAAAGTTCCATGGAGCCAAGCGTATCTTTGGTTGTAACAATTGAGAAAGGGGAGAGTTCTTTGTTAGAGTTTTGTTGCAACCTCAACGCTCATGAACTTGAAATTGAGAGCATGGTCATCAAGAAACGTGATGACCCTGATGACCAAGGAGCATATCAAGGCCCTGAGTTTTCGTAAGTTTTGTTCCTTTATGCTCTTTGTATTTGTTATATATCGCATATTCTTAGGGAGTTGGTCTTGACTATTGACTGAATTTCTGCCATCAGCACAAAAATAAAACATGTTTTGTATGATTATAATCTCGACTTTTGATTGAGTTTTTCCATTCGGCACTATGTATGTGAATAATCTATTAAGAAgacttttgactgaatttttaacATTCAGCACAATGTAGAGCATTTTCTTGAATCTGTCTGAGGAGCAGTGATTGAAGAGGACCTCTATGAACTAAGGAAAATAACTTAGGTTCCTCAATTGTAGAACTAAATAGTTTTAATATTGCGGGATACTGAAACATAATGTGCCGTAATGCTTTTTTTTGGAAATCCAGAAATGCAGaatttgaaaatttttttgaggcattattatatgataaatttatatttgTTCATGTAAGATGGTTTGAATAGTTGAATTTTGCCGTTTGCTTCCAAGATTTGCAATGTAGAATTGCCTTTATCAGTAACAattcatgaattattagatccttgtGGTAAACGTAGGGAAGTATATGTTAGTGTTGCTCTAAAGTTGCTCTATTGCAGGAAAGCCCATGTCGCATCCCCGATTGCTGGGATTTACCATTGGTTGTTTCCTTTTTGGAATATCAATAGAAAATGATGCCCTGATATTCGATCTCTGTGGCTGCAGGGATTTGGATGAGAACCTACAGAAGGCTCTGTACAAATACCTTGAAGTTAGAGGTATCGAGAGCTCCCTGTTTGATTTCTTGCATGAGTACATGTTGGCCAAGGATGAAAGAGAATATTTGACGTGGTTAAAGAACATGAAAGAATTCGTCGCCAAGTGAGACATCTTACTATCGGGGAGATGTGCGACTTATGCCTATCATTTAAAGCTGCTGTTTTcaattgttttccttttttctccACAACATTTTGATTAGTCCGGGAGGGGTTTTGAGGAATTTACATCGCCTTTTGGATTCTCACTTTCTTTTGAATTTACAATAATTGAGAGTTAGAAATGACAGAAGATTGCTACTGTAGTGTGTCCTCCATGGTTAGTCAATTATGGTATTTGATCCAAGTTCAATTGGTACATGACATTGTCTGTTTTGGTTCAATCTTTATGTAGGATGAGGATCGAGGACGTAACGTAATGAATCGATTTAAAAATGGATTGCGTGGTTATCATTTGTTTGTGAATCTGTTTCTTGCTATATCGTCTGTTAATCTGATTATATGTAAACACAAACTCTGCTTCGACCTATTTACTCTCAGGGAAGATGGATGATTGCTTTATACAGTTTATTGTAATGATATTTACTCTCAGTTTATTGTAATgactaaaatatcataataagttaattttgatgatgttgttcttaaactattataaatatcaatttgaatcaaaatataatatatcaaataatttttttatttcattcgATTCATTGATGGTGTTTTCAAGTAAATTTTATAAGATTTTTATTATGATGGTCAAAACATTTTAATAAGTCAGAATATCGTAATAGGTGAAAAGATTTTTAAGGGGTCGTTTGAGTATTTTTCAAATTACGAGCATCgtttagagaaaaaaatgaaACGAGATAAATCGATTCAACATGACAAATTAAATCAATACTCAATAGagattaacttatatatataaaaatatgattttaaatatttatccTTATtcgattattaataaaaataacaaaatatgAAGATATTTTAAATAAGGTTatgatgtttttaaaaatattatagtctatttaaaaatattaaaaaaattaaagttgTTCATTCTTTCGATCGATCAATCGTCTACCAAAAAGGACTGATGTTCTGTCCAATCTTATCAACGATATTTTGgagaatataaaaaaaagatcaattaaaaatataataaagaatATCTCTTAAGAAAGCTTAAAAAGAAtggg
The window above is part of the Musa acuminata AAA Group cultivar baxijiao chromosome BXJ1-1, Cavendish_Baxijiao_AAA, whole genome shotgun sequence genome. Proteins encoded here:
- the LOC103974402 gene encoding uncharacterized protein At2g39795, mitochondrial, giving the protein MTAVSLLRRSLRLHLSPALFRRHGRSLFTSSPLAASSALSLSPSHGAIPRGLRPPSSLLFPRFASSNISGDENLKRVIDSEIQCAQELDNHGQEVDVPENFPFEIIDSPGDQAVFLKREFAGENIQVTVLMNFDEQNDMEENDEDDGDDESNESSMEPSVSLVVTIEKGESSLLEFCCNLNAHELEIESMVIKKRDDPDDQGAYQGPEFSDLDENLQKALYKYLEVRGIESSLFDFLHEYMLAKDEREYLTWLKNMKEFVAK